A genomic region of Trifolium pratense cultivar HEN17-A07 linkage group LG3, ARS_RC_1.1, whole genome shotgun sequence contains the following coding sequences:
- the LOC123914052 gene encoding disease resistance protein RPM1-like, whose translation MAEAVVSFVLKKICESVVQESSLLTEVERDFNDIKDDLVSIQAFLKNADTKAAANEGVQTWVKQLREASFRIEDVIDEYIMHEAQKINQSRSIATLQMIPNMIWRYQIAREIQDIKSSLGKIKQKNTKFEFRSESGSGRSRGFKAPRIGDPRLDPYFIEETQVVGFEDPRDELVSWLVEETDDLLLISVVGMGGLGKTTLAKHVFDNQLVKDQFHYRSFITVSQSYNMRELLRYMIKKFCKDNNEPIPKGLQKMDDVNFITQVKQYLESKKYLVVFDDVWEEKISDEIKDALGSNIKGSRIIVTTRKMPIADYFKKSFLVRVHKLQPLSIEKASELFCNKAFRSKPGKQCPTELKELSDEIVQKCEGLPLAIVAIGGLLSTKDEDMFEWRTVIQNLRMELARNVHLAVLDKILSLSYDDLPYHLKSCMLYFGIYPEDYIINRKRLTRQWMAEGFVKNEEQRPLEEVSEEYLTELIQRSLVNVSAVGFDGKVRSCKIHDVLREVIIRKMKDLSFCHLMNKDDEQVTIGVTRRFSIAAFSNSDLENSGTRAIIVFDKGDLPEHFMDGLSSKFKLLKVLDFQNSLLNSLPDNMGNLFHLRYLNLSHTKVTILPRSIGNLVNLETLDLRQTKVHELPKEINNLTKLRLLPVYYRRYEGHYDMLNFTTGVQLQEGIGCLKSLQKLYFLEADHGGVDLFRELKMLTQLRKLGIRRVQQQYGNALCAVIQEMKNLESLNITIIAENETLDLDFLSTPPPNLRVLNLKSRLAKLPDWIPNLKYLVKLRLGLSNFKYDPLDSLKKLPNLLRLNLWDNAFSGESLHFQVGGFPKLKELDLTRLNRLSSITIDEEALLGLEHFRFKNNPQLKVLPQDFKNLKNLQFLGFAEMPAELVDSIEEGGPCHGIINHIPVVQIRQNEGSRFHDYKLYRIRTQLNV comes from the coding sequence ATGGCAGAAGCTGTAGTgtcatttgttttgaaaaaaatttgtgaaTCTGTAGTACAAGAAAGCAGTTTACTGACAGAGGTTGAGAGAGACTTCAACGACATCAAGGATGACCTTGTGAGCATCCAAGCCTTCCTCAAGAATGCAGACACAAAGGCTGCTGCTAATGAAGGAGTCCAAACTTGGGTGAAGCAACTAAGAGAAGCATCTTTTCGCATAGAAGATGTCATTGATGAGTATATCATGCATGAGGCACAAAAGATCAACCAGTCTAGATCCATAGCCACACTCCAAATGATTCCTAACATGATCTGGCGCTACCAGATTGCTCGTGAGATTCAAGACATCAAGTCATCACTTggtaaaatcaaacaaaaaaatacaaagtttGAGTTTCGGTCTGAAAGTGGATCAGGAAGATCTCGAGGGTTTAAAGCTCCTAGAATTGGTGACCCTCGACTGGATCCTTATTTCATTGAAGAGACTCAAGTTGTAGGGTTTGAGGATCCAAGAGATGAATTGGTGAGTTGGTTGGTAGAGGAAACCGATGATCTCTTGTTGATTTCTGTTGTAGGCATGGGAGGACTCGGGAAAACCACTCTCGCTAAGCATGTTTTTGACAACCAGTTAGTGAAAGATCAATTTCATTACCGCTCTTTCATTACGGTTTCTCAATCCTACAACATGAGGGAGTTGTTGAGAtatatgataaagaaattttgCAAGGACAACAATGAGCCTATTCCAAAGGGTCTGCAAAAGATGGACGATGTAAATTTTATTACTCAAGTGAAACAATACCTTGAGTCAAAAAAGTACTTGGTTGTATTTGATGATGTATGGGAAGAAAAAATTTCTGATGAGATTAAAGATGCCTTAGGTAGTAATATCAAAGGAAGTAGAATCATTGTGACCACTAGAAAAATGCCTATAGCAGACTATTTTAAGAAGTCGTTTCTTGTTCGTGTTCACAAGCTACAACCTTTGTCTATAGAGAAAGCATCGGAACTTTTCTGCAACAAGGCATTTAGATCTAAGCCTGGAAAGCAGTGTCCAACAGAACTTAAGGAATTGTCCGATGAAATTGTTCAAAAATGTGAAGGGCTACCACTAGCAATTGTGGCCATTGGAGGTCTTTTGTCAACAAAAGATGAAGACATGTTTGAGTGGAGAACGGTGATTCAAAATCTCAGAATGGAGTTAGCGCGCAATGTCCATTTGGCCGTTCTAGACAAGATTTTATCTCTTAGTTATGATGATTTGCCTTACCATTTGAAATCATGCATGCTATATTTTGGTATATATCCTGAGGACTACATCATCAATCGGAAGAGACTTACAAGGCAATGGATGGCTGAAGGGTTTGTTAAGAATGAGGAGCAAAGACCATTGGAGGAAGTTTCTGAAGAGTACCTGACAGAGTTAATACAGAGAAGTTTGGTTAATGTCTCCGCAGTTGGTTTTGATGGAAAAGTCAGAAGTTGCAAAATTCATGATGTGTTGCGTGAAGTGATCATTAGAAAGATGAAAGATTTAAGTTTTTGTCATTTAATGAATAAAGACGATGAACAAGTGACTATTGGAGTAACTCGACGCTTTTCTATAGCAGCTTTCTCCAACAGTGACTTGGAGAACTCAGGAACGCGTGCTATCATTGTGTTTGACAAAGGTGACTTGCCTGAACATTTCATGGATGGATTATCTTCCAAGTTCAAGCTTTTGAAAGTACTTGATTTTCAGAATTCTTTGTTGAATTCCCTTCCTGATAACATGGGGAATCTTTTCCACCTCAGGTACTTGAACCTAAGTCATACAAAAGTTACAATTCTTCCGAGATCCATCGGTAATCTAGTCAACTTAGAAACCTTGGATCTAAGGCAAACTAAAGTTCATGAGTTACCAAAAGAGATAAACAACCTCACCAAGCTAAGGCTTCTTCCGGTTTATTATAGAAGATATGAAGGTCATTATGATATGTTGAACTTTACAACTGGTGTGCAACTGCAAGAGGGTATTGGATGCTTGAAGTCATTACAGAAGCTTTACTTTTTGGAAGCAGATCATGGTGGAGTAGACCTTTTCCGAGAGCTCAAAATGTTGACACAGTTAAGAAAGTTAGGCATAAGACGCGTGCAACAACAATATGGAAATGCATTATGTGCTGTAATACAAGAGATGAAAAATCTGGAATCTCTTAACATTACTATTATAGCTGAGAATGAAACCCTTGACTTGGATTTTTTATCAACTCCTCCACCTAATCTTAGAGTTCTCAACTTGAAAAGTAGATTAGCAAAGTTGCCTGATTGGATTCCAAATCTCAAGTATCTTGTGAAGCTAAGACTCGGCTTATCTAACTTCAAATATGATCCACTAGACTCTTTGAAGAAGTTGCCAAATTTGTTGAGGCTGAATTTGTGGGATAATGCCTTTTCTGGTGAAAGTTTACATTTTCAAGTTGGAGGGTTTCCTAAGCTGAAGGAGTTGGATCTCACAAGGTTAAATAGACTAAGTTCTATAACCATAGATGAAGAAGCTTTACTTGGTCTTGAACACTTCAGATTTAAAAACAACCCTCAATTGAAGGTGTTACCACAAGACTTCAAAAACTTGAAAAACCTTCAATTCCTTGGATTTGCTGAGATGCCAGCTGAATTAGTTGATAGCATAGAGGAAGGTGGACCTTGCCATGGAATTATCAATCATATTCCCGTTGTTCAAATTCGTCAAAATGAAGGATCAAGATTTCATGACTATAAGTTGTACCGCATTCGAACTCAACTCAATGTCTGA
- the LOC123914049 gene encoding disease resistance protein RPM1-like, producing MAEDAVSSVLQELYKFALEEGTLLTGVEKDFIDIKDDLESIQAFLKDADRMAAYEEEEGGYDEGVKTWVKQLREASFRIEDVIEEYNMYVALTPKTNNSGFIATIQMIPNMIKSMNWRYQIASEIQDIRSSLGKIKERSTRFMFHKSESRSGSSRGTKAPRIGDPRMAPYFIEETQVVGFENARDELVSFLVGGNNEPMLVSVVGMGGLGKTTLAKHVFDDPSVKRHFDCCSFITVSQSYTIRELLKDMIKKFCKDSNEPIPKGLQKMDDQTLITQVRQYLESKRYLVLFDDVWKEKFSDEIEHALISNNKGSRIIVTTRMMHVAEYFKKTFPVHIHELQRLPPNKARELFCNKVFRGQCPIELEEMSNEIVQKCGGLPLAIVAIGGLLSTKPKTMFEWRKLSQNLRMELERNVHLTDLMKILSLSYDDLPYRLKSCMLYFGIYPEDYTIKRKRLTRQWMAEGFVKNEEIRPLEEVAEESLIELIQRSLVHVSRSGFDRKVKICQVHDVLREVIIRKMKDLSFCHLMHKADEQVTVGVTRRFSIAAFSNNDLKNSGTRAIFVFDKVELPEHFMDGLSSKFKLLKVLDFENSLLSSIPDNLGNLFHLRYLNLSHTKVKVLPKSIGMLVNLETLDLRQTKVHELPKEINKLTKLRLLPAYYRKYEGHYSMLNFTDGVKMQKGIGGLISLQKLYFLEADHSGIEVIQELKKLKQLRKLGIKHVRQVYGNDLCAAIQEMYHLESLNIGAIDKGEILDLDIVSAPPHLRVLNLKCRLTKLPKWIPNLKYLVKLRLGLSKFEDDPLDSLKNLPNLLRLNLWDDAYYGENLHFQKGGFHKLKELDLTRLNRLSSVSIDKEALQSLEHFRFNNNPQLKVLPQDLKNLENLQFLGFADMPAELVDSIDLETGGPCHWVINHIPLVLIRQKWGPKFHDYDLRPIPTQLKI from the coding sequence ATGGCAGAAGATGCAGTGTCTTCTGTTTTGCAAGAACTCTACAAATTTGCATTAGAAGAAGGAACTTTACTGACAGGAGTTGAGAAAGACTTCATTGACATCAAAGATGATCTTGAGAGCATCCAAGCCTTTCTCAAGGATGCAGATAGAATGGCAGcatatgaagaagaagaaggaggatACGACGAAGGAGTCAAAACTTGGGTGAAGCAACTGAGAGAAGCATCTTTTCGCATAGAAGATGTGATTGAGGAATATAACATGTATGTGGCACTGACACCAAAGACAAACAATTCTGGATTCATTGCCACAATCCAGATGATTCCTAACATGATCAAAAGCATGAATTGGCGCTACCAGATTGCTTCTGAGATTCAAGATATCAGGTCATCACTTGGTAAAATCAAAGAAAGAAGTACAAGGTTTATGTTTCATAAGTCTGAAAGTAGATCAGGAAGCTCCCGAGGGACTAAAGCTCCTAGAATTGGTGACCCTCGAATGGCTCCTTATTTCATCGAAGAGACTCAAGTTGTTGGGTTTGAGAATGCAAGAGATGAATTGGTTAGTTTCTTGGTGGGGGGAAACAATGAGCCCATGTTGGTTTCTGTGGTTGGCATGGGAGGACTTGGAAAAACCACTCTCGCTAAGCATGTTTTTGATGATCCGTCGGTGAAAAGGCACTTTGATTGCTGCTCTTTCATAACAGTTTCTCAATCGTACACTATCAGGGAGTTGTTGAAAGATATGATAAAGAAGTTTTGCAAGGACAGCAATGAGCCTATTCCAAAGGGTCTGCAGAAGATGGATGATCAAACATTGATTACTCAAGTGAGACAATACCTTGAGTCAAAAAGGTACTTAGTTTTATTTGATGATGTTTGGAAAGAAAAATTTTCTGATGAGATTGAACATGCCTTAATTAGTAATAACAAAGGAAGTAGAATCATTGTGACAACTAGAATGATGCATGTAGCTGAATATTTTAAGAAAACTTTTCCTGTTCACATTCACGAGCTACAACGTTTGCCTCCAAACAAAGCTCGGGAACTGTTTTGCAACAAGGTGTTTAGAGGGCAATGTCCAATAGAACTTGAGGAGATGTCCAATGAAATTGTTCAAAAATGTGGAGGGCTACCACTGGCAATTGTGGCCATTGGAGGTCTTTTGTCAACAAAACCTAAAACCATGTTTGAGTGGAGAAAGCTGAGTCAAAATCTCAGAATGGAGTTAGAGCGCAATGTGCATTTGACCGATCTGATGAAGATTTTATCTCTTAGTTATGATGATTTGCCTTACCGTTTGAAATCATGCATGCTATATTTTGGTATATATCCTGAAGACTACACCATCAAGCGGAAGAGACTTACTAGGCAATGGATGGCTGAAGGGTTTGTTAAGAATGAGGAGATAAGACCATTGGAGGAAGTTGCTGAAGAGTCCCTGATAGAGTTGATACAAAGAAGTTTGGTTCATGTTTCCAGAAGTGGCTTTGATCGGAAAGTCAAAATTTGTCAAGTCCATGATGTGTTGCGCGAAGTAATCATTAGAAAAATGAAGGATTTAAGTTTTTGCCATTTAATGCATAAAGCTGATGAACAAGTCACTGTTGGAGTAACTCGACGCTTTTCTATAGCAGCTTTCTCTAACAATGACTTGAAGAACTCAGGAACTCGTGCtatatttgtttttgacaaaGTCGAATTGCCTGAACATTTCATGGATGGATTATCTTCCAAGTTCAAGCTTTTGAAGGTACTTGATTTTGAGAATTCTTTGTTGAGTTCTATTCCTGATAACTTGGGGAATCTTTTCCACCTAAGGTACTTGAACCTGAGTCATACAAAAGTTAAAGTTCTTCCGAAATCCATTGGTATGCTGGTCAACTTAGAAACCTTGGATCTAAGGCAAACTAAAGTGCATGAGTTACCAAAAGAGATAAACAAGCTCACAAAATTAAGGCTTCTTCCAGCTTATTATAGAAAATATGAAGGCCATTATTCTATGTTGAACTTTACAGATGGAGTGAAAATGCAAAAAGGTATTGGGGGCTTGATATCTTTACAAAAGCTTTACTTTTTGGAAGCAGATCATAGTGGAATAGAAGTTATCCAAGAGCTCAAAAAGTTGAAACAGTTAAGGAAGTTAGGCATTAAGCACGTGCGGCAAGTATATGGAAATGATCTATGTGCTGCAATACAAGAGATGTACCACCTTGAATCTCTAAATATTGGTGCTATAGATAAAGGTGAAATTCTTGATTTGGATATCGTATCAGCTCCGCCTCATCTTAGAGTGCTCAATTTGAAATGTAGACTAACAAAGTTGCCTAAATGGATTCCAAATCTCAAGTATCTTGTGAAGCTAAGACTTGGCTTATCAAAATTTGAAGATGATCCATTAGACTCTTTGAAGAACTTGCCGAATTTGTTGAGGCTGAATTTGTGGGATGACGCCTATTATGGTGAAAATTTGCATTTTCAGAAAGGAGGGTTTCATAAGCTGAAGGAGTTGGATCTCACTAGATTGAACAGACTAAGTTCTGTATCTATAGACAAAGAAGCTTTACAAAGTCTTGAACACTTCAGATTTAACAATAACCCTCAATTGAAGGTGTTACCTCAAGACCTCAAAAACTTAGAAAACCTTCAATTCCTTGGATTTGCTGATATGCCAGCTGAGTTAGTTGACAGCATTGATCTAGAGACAGGTGGACCATGCCATTGGGTTATCAATCATATTCCCCTTGTACTAATTCGTCAGAAATGGGGACCAAAGTTTCATGACTATGACTTGCGCCCGATTCCTACTCAACTCAAAATCTGA